In the Leifsonia sp. 466MF genome, one interval contains:
- a CDS encoding nitroreductase family protein, which translates to MSIAEATARVAETSAPLLPALAERWSPRAFDPSIGIDDITLRSALEAARWSPSAANTQPWRFIVARRGTEAFDTIVANLAGFNTVWAGSASVLIVAAAEVVDEEGKERRWATYDLGQAVAHLTIQAHHDGLHAHQMGGFDADALREAFQLGERFVPVSVTALGVLGDAETLPEPLRTREAAPRTRRPLDEIAEVHG; encoded by the coding sequence ATGTCCATCGCCGAAGCCACTGCGCGCGTCGCCGAGACGTCCGCCCCGCTGCTGCCCGCGCTCGCCGAGCGCTGGAGCCCTCGTGCCTTCGACCCGTCGATCGGGATCGACGACATCACGCTGCGCTCCGCCCTCGAGGCAGCGCGCTGGTCGCCGTCGGCCGCGAACACGCAGCCGTGGCGCTTCATCGTCGCCCGGCGCGGCACCGAGGCCTTTGACACGATCGTCGCCAACCTGGCCGGCTTCAACACCGTGTGGGCCGGATCCGCTTCCGTCCTGATCGTCGCGGCCGCCGAGGTCGTCGACGAGGAGGGCAAGGAGCGCCGGTGGGCGACCTACGACCTCGGTCAGGCCGTCGCGCACCTGACGATCCAGGCGCACCACGACGGGCTCCACGCGCACCAGATGGGCGGATTCGACGCCGACGCACTGCGTGAGGCCTTCCAGCTCGGCGAGCGCTTCGTGCCGGTCTCCGTCACCGCACTGGGAGTGCTCGGCGACGCCGAGACGCTGCCTGAGCCGCTGCGGACGCGCGAGGCCGCGCCGCGCACCCGCCGCCCGCTCGACGAGATCGCCGAAGTGCACGGCTGA
- a CDS encoding DUF7144 family membrane protein gives MSEVQVRSGWVGWALFAAVLLLIAAILDVFYGIVALLGPSTGYFVSSSGIQTFSLTAWGWWSIVLGLLMLIAGLSLMRGALWARIFAVFVAALHAIGQLIAFPAQPWWSIAMVTVDLLIIYAVTVHGRELRRD, from the coding sequence ATGTCCGAGGTGCAAGTCCGTTCCGGATGGGTGGGATGGGCGCTGTTCGCAGCGGTGCTCCTGCTCATCGCCGCGATCCTCGATGTGTTCTACGGGATCGTCGCGCTGCTCGGCCCCTCGACCGGCTATTTCGTGTCGTCGTCGGGCATCCAGACGTTCAGTCTCACGGCGTGGGGCTGGTGGTCGATCGTGCTCGGTCTGCTGATGCTGATCGCCGGCCTGTCCCTGATGCGCGGTGCCCTGTGGGCCCGCATCTTCGCGGTGTTCGTCGCGGCGCTGCACGCCATCGGTCAGCTGATCGCGTTCCCGGCCCAGCCGTGGTGGTCGATCGCGATGGTGACCGTCGACCTCCTCATCATTTACGCGGTGACGGTCCACGGCAGGGAGCTGCGGCGCGACTGA
- a CDS encoding glycosyltransferase family 2 protein: MFIFLLQLRHMLGGHPEFYLFAIYSALIWVIWIVKVLMSRRYRAYTGEFHGTTSVVVPVVDEPLDLFRDVLGRMVEQKPGEIIVVINGAPNPELAEVCEEFAPLVRWVHTPIPGKRNAVMIGTKMSTGEITVLVDSDTIWTEGTLAELVKPFADDRVGGVTTKQRILEPTRSWITRWADWLENSRALYSMPAQSVVGQIGCLPGRTIAFRRSILMRVMDKFMTEKFLGVFLEVSDDRTLTNLTLKEGYRTVYQHTSLVYTDAPLKVKKLFKQQLRWARGSQYNTLRMLPWMLGHAPVLAFFFVMDIILPFMLAGVIGGWIYRSITGGGYNFYEGFLKSYGIEGGILTVVALMVASSVISMSIRQIRHLSEKPSDFFRLPVFIIVSTFFLMPIRLIGFFRMAHASGWGTRAGAYAGGPGEISSEEEIAAHATAGAPSGHTPAVLPDSVGGMTTATALATRTQLATRAEVKAAATAPAAKPKKASRRKLNPLAAIPYLIGIAILTLEALFLV; encoded by the coding sequence GTGTTCATCTTCCTGTTGCAGCTCCGCCACATGCTGGGCGGGCACCCCGAGTTCTACCTCTTCGCGATCTACTCGGCACTGATCTGGGTCATCTGGATCGTCAAAGTGCTCATGTCCCGCCGCTACCGCGCCTACACCGGCGAGTTCCACGGGACGACCAGCGTGGTCGTCCCGGTCGTGGACGAGCCGCTCGACCTGTTCCGCGACGTCCTCGGCCGCATGGTCGAGCAGAAGCCCGGCGAGATCATCGTCGTCATCAACGGCGCCCCCAACCCCGAGCTCGCCGAGGTGTGCGAGGAGTTCGCGCCGCTGGTGCGCTGGGTCCACACGCCCATCCCGGGCAAGCGCAACGCCGTCATGATCGGCACCAAGATGTCGACCGGCGAGATCACGGTCCTCGTCGACTCCGACACGATCTGGACCGAGGGAACGCTGGCGGAGCTGGTCAAGCCGTTCGCGGACGACCGCGTCGGCGGCGTGACCACGAAGCAGCGCATCCTGGAGCCCACCCGCAGCTGGATCACCCGCTGGGCGGACTGGCTGGAGAACTCGCGGGCGCTCTATTCGATGCCCGCGCAGAGCGTCGTCGGCCAGATCGGCTGCCTCCCCGGCCGGACCATCGCCTTCCGCCGCTCGATCCTGATGCGGGTCATGGACAAGTTCATGACCGAGAAGTTCCTCGGCGTCTTCCTCGAGGTCTCCGACGACCGGACGCTGACGAACCTCACGCTGAAGGAGGGCTACCGCACCGTCTACCAGCACACCAGCCTCGTCTACACGGACGCCCCGCTGAAGGTGAAGAAGCTCTTCAAGCAGCAGCTCCGCTGGGCGCGCGGCAGCCAGTACAACACCCTCCGCATGCTCCCGTGGATGCTCGGGCATGCCCCGGTGCTGGCGTTCTTCTTCGTGATGGACATCATCCTTCCGTTCATGCTGGCCGGCGTCATCGGCGGCTGGATCTACCGCTCGATCACCGGTGGCGGCTACAACTTCTACGAGGGCTTCCTGAAGTCCTACGGGATCGAGGGCGGCATCCTCACCGTCGTGGCCCTGATGGTCGCGTCCTCGGTGATCAGCATGTCCATCCGGCAGATCCGCCACCTCTCCGAGAAGCCCAGCGACTTCTTCCGCCTGCCGGTGTTCATCATCGTGTCGACGTTCTTCCTCATGCCGATCCGCCTGATCGGGTTCTTCCGGATGGCGCACGCCAGTGGATGGGGCACCCGCGCCGGCGCCTACGCCGGCGGCCCGGGCGAGATCAGCTCCGAGGAGGAGATCGCGGCGCACGCCACCGCGGGCGCTCCGTCGGGTCACACGCCCGCCGTGCTGCCGGACTCCGTCGGCGGCATGACCACCGCGACCGCGCTGGCCACCCGAACGCAGCTCGCGACGCGGGCCGAGGTCAAGGCGGCAGCCACCGCTCCCGCCGCCAAGCCCAAGAAGGCCAGCCGCCGCAAGCTCAACCCGCTCGCCGCCATCCCGTATCTGATCGGAATCGCGATCCTGACCCTGGAGGCTCTCTTCCTTGTCTGA
- a CDS encoding glycoside hydrolase family 26 protein, whose protein sequence is MSDQTAPARAAAWWSQSKSRSQATAVAALVLTAVLVGISAYVWVSPTGAPLRKAVDQAATAVTPFAAQNAELKRNLDKATETIASQKGKLTALQKATLAAQAAAAKQLATAQQKAAAAESQLASVKAQLSAAQAKGTSGSTASGSTASGHSGSGSSGSSGGDAAAPITAPARADLLNPAKRYYGMYTEQAPFNWATFDATSSKVGVSPNMVGYFSGWDETFRANAVTRSWQQGRMPMMTWESRPIDAGNDTVNAPAYSLPNIIRGDFDSYLHQYAKDIVATGLPLAIRLDHEMNGVWYPWSETDGQGNSINGNSAGDYVKMWRHVHDVFQQEGANNLVVWVWAPNIVNNLPATHKAPGYLESLYPGDAYVDWVGLSGYLRPPYKPDNDFSFDYTFKASLNELRSITSKPIILAEVGASETEGHKAAWITSFFQALAKPENDDIIGFSWFNLAVTSYVEGVRATNDWRIDSRADSLSAFITGLTRPEDDFALTPAP, encoded by the coding sequence TTGTCTGACCAGACCGCCCCCGCACGGGCCGCCGCCTGGTGGTCCCAGTCCAAGTCCCGCTCGCAGGCGACCGCCGTGGCCGCCCTCGTGCTCACGGCCGTCCTCGTCGGGATCTCCGCCTACGTCTGGGTCTCGCCGACCGGTGCTCCGCTCCGCAAGGCCGTCGACCAGGCGGCAACGGCCGTGACGCCCTTCGCGGCTCAGAACGCCGAACTCAAGCGCAACCTCGACAAGGCCACCGAGACGATCGCCTCGCAGAAGGGCAAGCTGACCGCGCTGCAGAAGGCGACGCTGGCGGCCCAGGCCGCTGCAGCCAAGCAGCTCGCCACCGCGCAGCAGAAGGCCGCCGCGGCCGAGAGCCAGCTCGCCAGCGTGAAGGCGCAGCTGTCCGCGGCCCAGGCGAAGGGCACCTCGGGCTCGACGGCGTCGGGCTCGACCGCATCCGGCCACAGCGGCTCCGGTTCGTCCGGGTCGTCCGGCGGGGATGCCGCCGCGCCGATCACCGCGCCGGCCCGCGCCGACCTGCTCAATCCCGCCAAGCGCTACTACGGCATGTACACCGAGCAGGCTCCGTTCAACTGGGCCACCTTCGACGCCACCAGCTCGAAGGTCGGCGTCTCGCCCAACATGGTCGGCTACTTCAGCGGCTGGGATGAGACCTTCCGGGCCAACGCGGTCACCCGTTCCTGGCAGCAGGGCCGGATGCCGATGATGACGTGGGAGTCGCGTCCCATCGACGCGGGCAACGACACCGTCAATGCTCCGGCGTACTCGCTGCCGAACATCATCCGCGGCGACTTCGACTCGTACCTGCACCAGTACGCCAAGGACATCGTGGCCACCGGACTGCCGCTGGCGATCCGCCTCGACCATGAGATGAACGGCGTCTGGTATCCCTGGTCCGAGACCGACGGCCAGGGCAACTCGATCAACGGCAACAGCGCGGGCGACTACGTGAAGATGTGGCGTCACGTCCACGACGTCTTCCAGCAGGAGGGCGCCAACAACCTGGTCGTCTGGGTCTGGGCGCCGAACATCGTCAACAACCTGCCCGCCACGCACAAGGCGCCCGGCTACCTCGAGTCGCTGTACCCGGGCGACGCGTACGTCGACTGGGTCGGACTCTCCGGCTACCTGCGCCCGCCGTACAAGCCCGACAACGACTTCAGCTTCGACTACACGTTCAAAGCGAGCCTGAACGAGCTGCGCTCCATCACGAGCAAGCCGATCATCCTCGCCGAGGTCGGGGCGTCGGAGACGGAAGGCCACAAGGCCGCCTGGATCACGTCCTTCTTCCAGGCGCTCGCGAAACCGGAGAACGACGACATCATCGGCTTCTCCTGGTTCAACCTCGCTGTGACCAGTTACGTCGAAGGCGTCCGCGCCACCAACGACTGGCGCATCGACTCCCGGGCGGACTCGCTCTCCGCCTTCATCACCGGCCTGACCAGACCTGAGGACGACTTCGCCCTCACTCCCGCTCCCTGA
- a CDS encoding UDP-glucose dehydrogenase family protein: protein MTAPKKSKDQPAPRISVIGTGYLGATHAAAMAELGFDVVGVDTDPRKVEELKEGRAPFFEPGLPELIRRNVAAGRLTFTTDLAEAVAVSDVHFICVGTPQQSGSFAANLSYVEAAARGIAENLTHDGLIVGKSTVPVGTGARLRAIIADAVPAGIDVELVWNPEFLREGKAVDDTLSPDRLVFGGTSAKAEATLRRIYEKPISEGCPVLVADLPTAELVKVSANAFLATKISFINAIAEVCDAAGADVSLLADALGHDVRIGRQFLNAGLGFGGGCLPKDIRALMYRSNELGAHAAVGLLQQVDEINMGRRQRVIDLALKALGGSVLNRRIGVLGAAFKPHTDDVRDSPALNVAAALHLRGAQVVVYDPQARETAQRLYPTLGYADSMEEALTGADLTVVLTEWDEFTTADPAALRELVRGRTVIDGRNCLDAAAWNRAGWSVLAMGTVPELAPLADDLAALAPVR, encoded by the coding sequence ATGACCGCTCCCAAGAAGTCCAAGGACCAGCCCGCTCCCCGCATCAGCGTGATCGGCACCGGCTACCTCGGCGCCACCCACGCGGCCGCCATGGCCGAGCTCGGCTTCGACGTCGTCGGCGTCGACACCGACCCGCGCAAGGTCGAGGAGCTGAAGGAGGGACGCGCTCCGTTCTTCGAGCCCGGCCTGCCGGAGCTCATCCGCCGGAACGTCGCCGCAGGGCGCCTCACGTTCACGACCGACCTCGCCGAGGCCGTCGCCGTCTCCGATGTGCACTTCATCTGCGTCGGAACGCCCCAGCAGTCGGGCTCGTTCGCGGCCAACCTCTCCTACGTGGAGGCTGCGGCCCGCGGCATCGCCGAGAACCTCACGCACGATGGGCTGATCGTGGGCAAGTCGACGGTGCCGGTCGGGACGGGCGCGCGGCTCCGCGCGATCATCGCGGACGCCGTGCCCGCGGGGATCGACGTCGAGCTCGTCTGGAATCCCGAGTTCCTGCGCGAAGGCAAGGCGGTGGACGACACCCTCTCGCCCGACCGTCTCGTGTTCGGAGGAACCTCCGCGAAGGCCGAGGCCACCCTCCGCCGCATCTACGAGAAGCCGATCTCCGAGGGCTGCCCGGTCCTCGTGGCCGACCTGCCGACGGCGGAGCTGGTGAAGGTCAGCGCCAACGCCTTCCTCGCCACGAAGATCTCGTTCATCAACGCGATCGCCGAGGTGTGCGACGCAGCCGGCGCGGACGTCTCGCTGCTCGCGGACGCCCTCGGCCACGATGTGCGGATCGGGCGCCAGTTCCTCAACGCCGGCCTCGGCTTCGGCGGCGGGTGCCTTCCGAAGGACATCCGTGCTCTCATGTACCGCTCCAACGAGCTGGGAGCGCACGCCGCGGTCGGCCTGCTGCAGCAGGTGGACGAGATCAACATGGGTCGCCGTCAGCGGGTCATCGACCTGGCGCTGAAGGCGCTCGGCGGTTCGGTGCTCAACCGCCGTATCGGCGTGCTGGGTGCGGCCTTCAAGCCGCACACGGACGACGTGCGCGATTCGCCCGCCCTCAACGTCGCCGCCGCCCTGCACCTCCGCGGTGCGCAGGTCGTCGTCTACGACCCGCAGGCCCGCGAGACCGCGCAGCGGCTCTATCCCACCCTCGGGTATGCCGACTCGATGGAGGAGGCGCTCACCGGAGCCGATCTGACGGTCGTGCTGACCGAATGGGACGAGTTCACGACCGCCGACCCGGCCGCCCTGCGTGAGCTGGTCCGGGGCCGGACGGTCATCGACGGCCGCAACTGCCTCGACGCCGCCGCCTGGAACCGCGCCGGGTGGAGCGTGCTCGCGATGGGCACCGTGCCCGAGCTCGCCCCGCTGGCCGACGACCTCGCCGCCCTCGCCCCCGTCCGCTGA
- the galU gene encoding UTP--glucose-1-phosphate uridylyltransferase GalU produces MTSYVTKAVIPAAGLGTRFLPATKAMPKEMLPVVDKPAIQYVVEEAVTSGLNDVLLITGRNKNALENHFDRNAELEDALEKKGDRDKLLKVSYSTSLADMHYVRQGDPKGLGHAVLRAKMHIGHEPFAVLLGDDIIDARDPLLARMLEVQHALNTTVVALMEVPPESIHLYGAAAVVETDDDDVVRITGLVEKPSRENAPSNYAVIGRYVLRPEIFDILEKTEPGKGGEIQLTDALEGLATAPAWTGGVHGVIFRGRRYDTGDRLDYLKAIVQMAVAREDLGPELLPWLKEFATNAGPAETAPIPTFPALPVAVPAPAAAAAAATPKPRVKTAAAKVAPTRELVPAPVA; encoded by the coding sequence ATGACCAGTTATGTCACGAAGGCGGTTATTCCGGCGGCGGGATTGGGAACGCGCTTCCTGCCCGCGACCAAGGCCATGCCGAAGGAGATGCTCCCGGTGGTCGACAAGCCGGCCATCCAGTACGTCGTCGAGGAGGCCGTCACCTCGGGCCTCAACGACGTGCTCCTCATCACCGGCCGCAACAAGAACGCGCTCGAGAACCACTTCGACCGCAACGCGGAGCTGGAGGACGCCCTCGAGAAGAAGGGCGACCGCGACAAGCTCCTCAAGGTCAGCTACTCGACCTCACTCGCCGACATGCACTACGTGCGGCAGGGCGATCCGAAGGGCCTCGGTCACGCGGTGCTCCGCGCCAAGATGCACATCGGGCACGAGCCGTTCGCCGTGCTCCTCGGCGACGACATCATCGACGCGCGCGACCCGCTGCTCGCGCGGATGCTCGAAGTGCAGCACGCGCTCAACACGACCGTCGTCGCCCTGATGGAGGTGCCGCCGGAGTCCATCCACCTCTACGGCGCCGCCGCGGTGGTCGAGACGGACGATGACGACGTGGTGCGGATCACCGGCCTCGTCGAGAAACCCAGTCGCGAGAACGCGCCGTCGAACTACGCGGTCATCGGGCGGTACGTCCTGCGGCCCGAGATCTTCGACATCCTGGAGAAGACGGAGCCGGGCAAGGGCGGCGAGATCCAGCTGACGGATGCGCTCGAAGGGCTCGCGACCGCTCCCGCCTGGACGGGCGGCGTGCACGGCGTCATCTTCCGCGGCCGCCGTTACGACACCGGCGACCGGCTCGACTACCTGAAGGCGATCGTGCAGATGGCCGTCGCCCGCGAGGATCTCGGACCCGAGCTCCTGCCGTGGCTCAAGGAGTTCGCCACGAACGCAGGGCCGGCCGAGACCGCGCCGATCCCGACGTTCCCCGCGCTCCCGGTCGCCGTCCCGGCACCCGCCGCGGCCGCCGCAGCCGCGACGCCCAAGCCGCGGGTGAAGACCGCGGCCGCCAAGGTCGCGCCGACGCGCGAACTGGTCCCCGCTCCCGTCGCCTGA
- a CDS encoding GNAT family N-acetyltransferase: protein MLLPDAATLDRFADRGWPALEREQLDGWTLRASSGVTNRANSVLTSGPVGDLDSAVDAAERWYAARSLPPVFQVSPASSPALTDALGRRGYRDHSPTDILVADRAAAAVAAVDPAVRITDRPDDAWLDTWWSVDGRGGAAERDVAARILRGGPALYAAHGDPAAPDAVARLALVGEWGGLYAVATRPEARRRGLARALVQTLATASAEHGVSGLWLQVLADNAAAHGLYASLGFRPASHYSYWS from the coding sequence GTGCTCCTGCCTGACGCCGCCACCCTCGACCGCTTCGCCGACCGCGGCTGGCCGGCGCTCGAGCGCGAGCAGCTGGACGGGTGGACGCTGCGCGCCTCCTCCGGCGTCACCAACCGAGCGAACTCGGTGCTGACCTCCGGTCCCGTCGGCGATCTCGACTCCGCGGTGGATGCTGCCGAGCGCTGGTACGCCGCGCGGTCCCTGCCTCCGGTGTTCCAAGTGAGCCCCGCCTCGTCTCCCGCGCTGACCGATGCACTCGGTCGACGCGGGTATCGCGACCACTCGCCGACCGACATCCTCGTCGCCGACCGTGCCGCCGCCGCGGTGGCCGCGGTCGATCCCGCGGTGCGGATCACCGACCGTCCGGACGACGCGTGGCTCGACACCTGGTGGTCCGTCGACGGCCGGGGCGGGGCCGCCGAGCGCGATGTCGCCGCGCGCATCCTCCGCGGCGGACCGGCGCTGTACGCCGCCCACGGCGACCCGGCCGCGCCGGACGCCGTGGCCCGGCTCGCGCTCGTGGGCGAGTGGGGAGGGCTCTACGCCGTCGCGACGCGCCCGGAGGCCCGGCGCCGCGGGCTCGCCCGCGCGCTCGTCCAGACGCTCGCCACTGCATCCGCCGAGCACGGCGTCAGCGGCCTATGGCTGCAGGTGCTCGCGGACAACGCCGCGGCTCACGGCCTGTACGCGTCGCTCGGCTTCCGGCCGGCGTCGCACTACTCCTACTGGTCCTGA